The following DNA comes from Buttiauxella agrestis.
AGGAAGCGTAATGCGGGTATTGATCGTAAAAACATCATCAATGGGTGATGTCCTGCACACGCTGCCAGCCCTGACGGATGCAATGCAGGCTATTCCTGGAATCCGCTTTGATTGGGCCGTTGAAGAAGGTTTCGCGCAAATTCCCACCTGGCATCCCGCAGTAGATAAAGTTCTTCCCGTGGCGATCCGCCGCTGGCGTAAGAATTGGTTTTCAGCCCCGATAAAAGCCGAGCGCAAAGCGTTTGTTCAGGCGTTACGCACCGAACAATACGATGCGATTATTGATGCGCAAGGTCTTATCAAAAGTGCGGCATTGGTAACGCGAAAAGCGCGAGGAATTAAGCACGGTATGGGCTGGAACAGCGCTCGTGAGCCACTGGCCAGTCTATTTTACAGTCGTCGCCACTCTATCGCTAAACAACAACATGCTGTTGAGCGTACTCGAGAATTGTTCGCGAAAAGTTTGAACTACAAAAAACCTTCATCTCAGGGTGACTATGCTATCTCGGGTCATTTTCTTGATAACCCAAATACTGACACTGTCCGTTACACTGTGTTTTTACATGCGACAACTCGTGATGATAAACACTGGCCAGAATCACACTGGCGCGAGTTGATAGGATTGATGAAGGATTCAGGAATACAGATCAAACTTCCGTGGGGTGCTCCGCATGAACAAGAGCGCGCAAACAGGCTGGCTGAAGGCTTTAGTTATGTAGAAGTGCTTCCACGAATGAGTCTGGAAGAAATTGCGCGGGTGCTGGCGGGAGCAGAGTTTGTAGTATCTGTGGACACCGGCTTAAGTCATTTGACAGCCGCTCTGGATAGACGAAATGTGACTTTATATGGACCAACAGACCCAGGATTGATTGGCGGTTACGGGCAGAACCAAGTGGCGTGCTGCTCTAAGACAAAGGATTTAAACGATCTCTATGCTGATGATGTCATCCATTCATTTCCTGTACTTAAGAAACACACTCTCGATTAAGTAACATTATTCATAAGATTTCATTTCATAAAGCGCTTTAATAGATGCTTATATTTTATTGTAGGGCAAAAAAGTTATGACGAAGCTTGAGAAGTTAGATAACTTATTATATTACGTGATATTACTGTTTTGTATTACCTCTTTGATGTTCCTTCCTTTTGAACAAGGAACCTCAATGAAATTATTGAGAATCGCAGGGCAAATTTCTTTACTTCTTGTAATACTGTCACCGAAAATGTATTTCAAAAGTGATGTTAAATACATTTCACTTTGTATTTTTATACTATCATTAATAACATTTACTTGGTTTAGAATTTATAAAAACTCGGAGTCTGAATATATTGGCGCTTATATAAACTATCGAGACTGGAGTCTTGCAGGTATTTTTTCGGCAATAACATTTTTAGTCATCGCTAGCAAAAGACTTTACTCATCACAAATCAATATAACGCACCTAATTGTTTCTTTAGCTGTTAATATATCTTTGATTATATATGCGTATTATCAGTTCTTTGTGTTAAAAATGGAAAGAATACTATTATCACTCGCATATGGCCCAAATGCTACTGCTGCTGCATACATCATCTCATTTGTATCTCTTTACGCTATGGCTTCAGTATCTTCATCATTAAAAAAACATAAATTAGAAGCTCTAAGTGTATTATGGATACTTAACTATACTGCTCTTATTATGACTGGCACCAGAGCCGCAATTATAGCCTACCCAATAGCGTTTATTCTTATGTGCTATATGGAGTATAAAGATAAAAGAATCCATATCTCTAAAAAATCATTATCAATACTATTCATTCTTGTTGCATTAATCATTGCATCTATGGCAAAACCAATAATGCACAGAGTTGATACTTTGAGATCTGATTTAACTCAATACTCTGAAGAAAATAGTAACACTTCCGTTGGCGCACGTTTTGCTATGTATAAAACAGGGTGGCTATCTTCTTATGACAATATCTCAGGCCAGTCTCTTGAGCAACGAAATGAAAGAATAGAAAAGATTGTTGAAAGTGATAAGAGTCTTTCTGCAGCATTGATATTCAAAAACGTACATCTTCACAATCAATTCATCGATACTCTTTCCACCATTGGCTGGGTAGGATTAATATTTGATTTACTTCTCATTGTAAGTATTGTTTCGTTTGCCATCAGGAATAAACAATCAGTTCTATACGCCTTCCTGATTCTATTCATCCTGTTTGGTATAAGCGATACATTAACATACGCGAAACCTATTCCTTTAGGTTGGTTGCTGCCACTAATGTTTATCTGCATATTGCATAAAAATAAAAAAATATAAGTAATAAAAAAGCCACTCTTAATATTCAGAGTGGCTGTAAATTGAAATACCAATAAATCGTACACTATTCAAATGAACCCAATATAACCCGAATCTTATATCTCAGCCTCATTAACCAGGCCATGATGTTGCTACGTGTTTTAACTCTCAACACTTTATTTTTTTCGATACGACTATTTTCTATATGAGAATTTGACTGGCAGACAAGGGGATGAGAAACAATGTCAGTAAAATATATTTGTGACATTACATGGTTATCGAAAAGAATTTTTCTGTCATCAATTAAAAAGAAGCCATGAGTCTCAAATAATTTGATCGCTGTTCTACAGTATCGCTCGTCAACAATATAGCAACACGCACGGGTCACTTTGTGCTTTTTGTAAGTTGCTTTTCTAAACAAGACATTGCCAATATTAACCGTTTTAAAGAGACTGAGTCCAAATAATTGATAATCTGAAGTTCCCTCTTGTCCCCCCAAAACATAAGAGGTTCCCATGGTTAATATGTTTCTATTTTCTGATAATGCACCCAATACATGAGATAAACGCTCGTCGAATGTAACATCATCTTCCAGAATCAGCGCCCACTCCAAACCATCATCTATGATTTTTTGATACGCTTGTAAATGGCTCAATGTGCAGGCCATCTCAGGATCGGTCATTGACCCATAAGAGGAGTTACTATTAGCCCTCACATTATCTTTTATATTTTTATATGCATCTGTTCTGTAATCAACAGCATCAATAAAATCATACTGAATATTATATTGGTTCAACAATGATATTATTCTTTCTTTACGGTCAATATCATGTTTGAGTGAAATAATGAATATAGGGAAACACTCTTTAGTGTGATTCATTTATTGCTCTACAATTTAATTGTTTTATTTATTAATATATGACTTATATTTATACGCTATCACTGACTTTATTGCTTGAAGATACTTACCTTGATAAAGCTTGTGCTTGTATTCCTCTTTATATTCAGATCTGGACTTCGCCTCAAAATATGGATCACTCTTCCAGGGCGTTAGAAAATAAATATCGCGAAAGAAAGAAGATGCAGGGTAATCAGCCCAGGCATGCCACGGTTTCGTAACACCGGTATAATGGATGAATACAGTCGAATCAGAAATGTATTGTTTGAAGTGATTTTTATCTTTGAATTCAAATTCCGATTTAAGTGAGTAAATTGTATTAAATCGTCTATCCAGATAAATTAAATTCCCTTGCAGTGCAATATTTAAAGCATCCTGATCGGGGTATTTTAAACGTACTGATAAACTCTCATCAAGAAGAAGTGAAAAGACTTTGCTTGTTAATTGTTGAGATTTCCATTGTGATAAATTCACATACATTACGCCTGAATTAAAATACAGTTCTTTAAAATCAACATTCAGACGTTGATAAGTTTTTTCTTGGATAGATCGAACATCTGGAACGACGGCTCCATAATGCTCACCAAAGTCGAGCGATACCAGTTCATTAATACTTCCCTTACAAATAATATCCGCATCCAGATAGAGCAAAGAGTTTACTTCTTGGGAGAGATAATCAAAAGCTAACAAACGATAATAAATAGAAACAGGCCAAATAGAGGTGCGTGGTAATTTTTTTAATAATGCACTATCGACTTCAAAGAGTTCAATTTTAATATTATATTGTTTTGTTAACAGATCAATTTTATCTAAAAAATCGGCACTATATACATCTGAAAAAATAAAGAAACGACAATTAATGGATTTGTTATTTTCGGCAATAGAAGCAACAGATATAATTGTCCCAACTTGGTAATTTACATCGGTTCCATAAGCGATATTAAAACTTTCTCTTAGCTCAAAGTTTTCGTGGCTATATTCTGTGATTTTTTTAGCACAATCTTTTAGGATAATCATATTTATTTTCCACGAAGAACACGGAGACGGTTTTTTATCTTCCACGCCACACTATTTCTACGATGGAAAACTTTGAACAGAGAAAACCATTTGTTATCGCCGAGATAATTTAAACGTATGAGTTCTTTATTTTTATAATAACACATTAAGAAAACCCCTTGATCATCATCAATGATTTTCCTTTGCAGCAAATACCTTTGACAATTCCAGACTAATTTATGAAACTCCCCCCAATGCTTAACCGAACCAACAATAGCGCCACCGATAATAAAGACATTGTTATTAAATATACCCGATAAAACATCATTCATTGTCTTCAATGAAAATTGTTTGCGAATCGTAAACAAATTAATCTTAGAGTCATCAAACGGATAATACCAGTTTTTGATACCATCAAGAGTAGCGGTTGAACGACAATAACCAAAATCAACCCAAGCAACTAAGTTGTTTTTTACACTTCCTAATTTTATTGCCTGCATTACAAAATAAGATTTAAGATTGCATACAAGTGCATAATCAGGAGACCAGTACTCTGGGTTTTTCGCCTGCTGTGGAGATATTAATTTCTTAAATTCAGGGTCATTCTGAATTTCTGTTATTTTTTCCCTGAACGTCCCAAAGGTGGATCGTAAATCAACAGGAATAACTTTTGTTGGTTTTCCCGCCCTGATTTCCTGGATACGTGAAACAAGATCATTGGATGTGAAAACAATCATTTCATTATCCAATGATGCTAAATTATTAAAGTTGCTTAGATATGTCTCAGCGGTCCTGTGAAGATAATTTGGATGTCCATTATCAACGGTCCAGTCACCTCGACCAATATCAAAAAAAGCAGTTACTATTGTTATAGACTTATTCATAAAGGTACCAACTAACTTATTATATTTAGAGGTAAAATAAATAATGTTAGAATAATTTTTTAGCGTAATAATTAATATAGCTATAGATACATTTTAAAATTAAGCCCTGCTTAAAATAATGTTTTGCACTATATCTAAATTGATGACTCGTTAATGGTGATAGCAAACTAACTGACTGCCAGGGAGAGTTTTCTTTTGCTCTATTGAAATACTCAGATACGGGGTAGTTCGCCCATATGTGCCATGGTTTGGTTGGACCAATATAATGGATAAACACACAAGAATTAGGAATAGGGTCAAAGACTTTAGCTTTCTTCAACTCATAGTTAATACTATATTGTGTATTAAACTTCCCATCTACAAAGCGATCGTTTCCAGCCAGTAAAATGTTAAGAACATCCTGATCCAAATGCGTTATCTTCTTAACTGCTTCCGGATCCTTCAACATATCAATGGCGCGTGTTGAAATATTATATTTCGACCACGCGGGTAAATTGATTAATAAAAATCCAGCATTAAAATAACCATTAATGAGCTTTGGAGTATCTAATGTAATTGATCTTTTTTTCCACCAGTCGATATCGCCTTCTGCAACAACAGCGGCAATTTCATTCTCATCAAACCTAAGATCGATTAATTCCTGGACAGAACCTTTACATACGATATCAGCATCCAGGTACAATATTTTATCAATTTTCCCGGAAAAATAATCTGCAATTATAAATCTGAAATAAGTTGCATAGGTCCAATTCTTTGTACTTGGCAATACCTTTAATTTCTCGCAGTTAATTAAATAAACCACAACTCGAGAATTATACTGGGCCGCTAATGCATCAAATTTATCACAGTCATTATCAGAAAAGTAATCAGTGAAAATGTGAAAAACAAAGTTACTCTCAGGGTTTGATAACAAGACAGATGCTATAGAAATACCGCAACCGAATAGAAAATTTTTATCAATTCCGTAGGAGATATGAAATGAATTCGCATTATGTTTATCATTGCAATGATCGAACTCTAACTTAGTGAGAATGACATCTTCTTCCGCAAAGTAATCTTGGCTCATATCTAACTCTTATTCTTAATAGATGATATTATTTCATTCATATTTTTATGATAAACCTCAGAATAAAACATTGAGATGGAATGCTTAACAGTCTGGCTATCAAATGCAATCAGGTGGTTAACCTGTTGGTTTAAATGAAATATAAACTTATTCAATTCTGATGGTGGGTAAAGGAAGCCATTGACCCCTTCCTGGATAATATCTTCAGGACCCGCAGTGCAATTTGCGCTGATGCATGGAATGCCGTATGACATAGCTTCGAGTAGTACCATACCGAAACCTTCAAACGATGACGTTAATAAGAGAGCACTCACTTTTTGAATTTCGTTCTGCACAAGCTCCCAGGGTTTCTCCTGCCAACCATGCCAAATTATCTTGTCATCAATTTGCAGTTCGCGGCCATAGGCCTGGCATTTTTGGAAATCAGATCCATCACCAATGACATGTAATTTCCATGGCCTATCAACACTTGCCAGCCCATCAAGTAAGTCTTTAACTCTTTTTTGCCCTTCAAACTTCATTCGACCCATATATAGAAAAGTTGCGACTTCATTTTCTGTCGGTGCCGGGATCGTAATATTCTGTCTGGTGACGGGGTTATAAATAAGGCTGATCCTATTTTCCGGTACGCCTCTGGCAAGTATTTGTTTTTTTATACCCGTACTAATTGCTAAATGATGATCTGCATATACTATACATTCCGCATGCTTTTTATGGTCAAGTGAAAAATGCGGCCA
Coding sequences within:
- the yibB gene encoding protein YibB; this translates as MNKSITIVTAFFDIGRGDWTVDNGHPNYLHRTAETYLSNFNNLASLDNEMIVFTSNDLVSRIQEIRAGKPTKVIPVDLRSTFGTFREKITEIQNDPEFKKLISPQQAKNPEYWSPDYALVCNLKSYFVMQAIKLGSVKNNLVAWVDFGYCRSTATLDGIKNWYYPFDDSKINLFTIRKQFSLKTMNDVLSGIFNNNVFIIGGAIVGSVKHWGEFHKLVWNCQRYLLQRKIIDDDQGVFLMCYYKNKELIRLNYLGDNKWFSLFKVFHRRNSVAWKIKNRLRVLRGK
- the rfaC gene encoding lipopolysaccharide heptosyltransferase RfaC, which gives rise to MRVLIVKTSSMGDVLHTLPALTDAMQAIPGIRFDWAVEEGFAQIPTWHPAVDKVLPVAIRRWRKNWFSAPIKAERKAFVQALRTEQYDAIIDAQGLIKSAALVTRKARGIKHGMGWNSAREPLASLFYSRRHSIAKQQHAVERTRELFAKSLNYKKPSSQGDYAISGHFLDNPNTDTVRYTVFLHATTRDDKHWPESHWRELIGLMKDSGIQIKLPWGAPHEQERANRLAEGFSYVEVLPRMSLEEIARVLAGAEFVVSVDTGLSHLTAALDRRNVTLYGPTDPGLIGGYGQNQVACCSKTKDLNDLYADDVIHSFPVLKKHTLD
- the waaB gene encoding lipopolysaccharide 1,6-galactosyltransferase, which gives rise to MKIAFIGEAVSGFGGMETVIRDVILSLKNKDMPDSCEMFFFCRNDNMDKKWLQGIDYTCSFSKVKLSFFRRLKHINNFDRWLKNNKPDVVICIDVLSCMLASKARLKSQQSFVLFSWPHFSLDHKKHAECIVYADHHLAISTGIKKQILARGVPENRISLIYNPVTRQNITIPAPTENEVATFLYMGRMKFEGQKRVKDLLDGLASVDRPWKLHVIGDGSDFQKCQAYGRELQIDDKIIWHGWQEKPWELVQNEIQKVSALLLTSSFEGFGMVLLEAMSYGIPCISANCTAGPEDIIQEGVNGFLYPPSELNKFIFHLNQQVNHLIAFDSQTVKHSISMFYSEVYHKNMNEIISSIKNKS
- a CDS encoding glycosyltransferase family 8 protein; this translates as MIILKDCAKKITEYSHENFELRESFNIAYGTDVNYQVGTIISVASIAENNKSINCRFFIFSDVYSADFLDKIDLLTKQYNIKIELFEVDSALLKKLPRTSIWPVSIYYRLLAFDYLSQEVNSLLYLDADIICKGSINELVSLDFGEHYGAVVPDVRSIQEKTYQRLNVDFKELYFNSGVMYVNLSQWKSQQLTSKVFSLLLDESLSVRLKYPDQDALNIALQGNLIYLDRRFNTIYSLKSEFEFKDKNHFKQYISDSTVFIHYTGVTKPWHAWADYPASSFFRDIYFLTPWKSDPYFEAKSRSEYKEEYKHKLYQGKYLQAIKSVIAYKYKSYINK
- a CDS encoding glycosyltransferase family 25 protein, with translation MNHTKECFPIFIISLKHDIDRKERIISLLNQYNIQYDFIDAVDYRTDAYKNIKDNVRANSNSSYGSMTDPEMACTLSHLQAYQKIIDDGLEWALILEDDVTFDERLSHVLGALSENRNILTMGTSYVLGGQEGTSDYQLFGLSLFKTVNIGNVLFRKATYKKHKVTRACCYIVDERYCRTAIKLFETHGFFLIDDRKILFDNHVMSQIYFTDIVSHPLVCQSNSHIENSRIEKNKVLRVKTRSNIMAWLMRLRYKIRVILGSFE
- a CDS encoding O-antigen ligase family protein, which encodes MKLLRIAGQISLLLVILSPKMYFKSDVKYISLCIFILSLITFTWFRIYKNSESEYIGAYINYRDWSLAGIFSAITFLVIASKRLYSSQINITHLIVSLAVNISLIIYAYYQFFVLKMERILLSLAYGPNATAAAYIISFVSLYAMASVSSSLKKHKLEALSVLWILNYTALIMTGTRAAIIAYPIAFILMCYMEYKDKRIHISKKSLSILFILVALIIASMAKPIMHRVDTLRSDLTQYSEENSNTSVGARFAMYKTGWLSSYDNISGQSLEQRNERIEKIVESDKSLSAALIFKNVHLHNQFIDTLSTIGWVGLIFDLLLIVSIVSFAIRNKQSVLYAFLILFILFGISDTLTYAKPIPLGWLLPLMFICILHKNKKI
- the waaO gene encoding lipopolysaccharide 3-alpha-galactosyltransferase — encoded protein: MSQDYFAEEDVILTKLEFDHCNDKHNANSFHISYGIDKNFLFGCGISIASVLLSNPESNFVFHIFTDYFSDNDCDKFDALAAQYNSRVVVYLINCEKLKVLPSTKNWTYATYFRFIIADYFSGKIDKILYLDADIVCKGSVQELIDLRFDENEIAAVVAEGDIDWWKKRSITLDTPKLINGYFNAGFLLINLPAWSKYNISTRAIDMLKDPEAVKKITHLDQDVLNILLAGNDRFVDGKFNTQYSINYELKKAKVFDPIPNSCVFIHYIGPTKPWHIWANYPVSEYFNRAKENSPWQSVSLLSPLTSHQFRYSAKHYFKQGLILKCIYSYINYYAKKLF